The Malus domestica chromosome 10, GDT2T_hap1 genome contains a region encoding:
- the LOC103446080 gene encoding protein CHUP1, chloroplastic-like isoform X1, with translation MREENQSETRARSVKFSDQNQVPKCSNAKGSSNSSRLRSASSWGSHIVKGLAGDKKTKAQPAVTSKKPPLTGSDLANQKMPLAPAQSRVKRSLIGDLACSVNANQVHPQMYPTHRRQSSRDLFIELDHLRNLLRESKERECQLQAELSECKRNPRVLELERELEVKRSALDDLARKVELLEEEKTSLSEQLTSISERSEEVISKREEHESSATSASGSVEMEVLELRRLNKELQLQKRNLACKLSSVTSQLASLAKASESDIVEKIKAEAYVLRHTNEDLCKQVEGLQMSRLNEVEELAYLRWVNSCLRNELQNSSSTTNSDKTLSPASIERSGKSDGALSSRSSKYLEYNGGKRLNLIKKLKNWPIADDDLPNLESSDEEARSPKRRHSISGSRFCAEDLVQTNKRRQSDGFMCIQEMEKDTEPVVSQEYDLDMLHGSQFFGNCHEINKLPSCLDVEKRALRIPNPPPRPSCSISSGTKVDGAAQVAPPPPPPPPPPPPKFAAKPSTTGVVQRAPQVVEFYHSLMKRDSRKDSSNGGVSDGPDVANVRSSMIGEIENRSSHLLAIKADVETQGEFVNSLIREVNNAVYQNIDDVVAFVKWLDDELCFLVDERAVLKHFEWPEKKADTLREAAFGYRDLKKLESEVSSYKDDIRLPCDIALKKMVSLSEKMERTVYNLFRTRESLMRNCKDFKIPTDWMLDNGILSKIKFGSVKLAKMYMTRVAMELQSKAAAEKDPAMDYMLLQGVRFAFRIHQFAGGFDADTMHAFEELRYLAHLLNKK, from the exons ATGAGAGAAGAGAACCAATCGGAAACCAGAGCACGATCGGTCAAATTTTCCGACCAAAACCAGGTTCCGAAGTGTTCGAATGCGAAGGGCAGCAGCAATTCTTCAAGATTGAGGTCTGCTTCCTCATGGGGTTCTCACATTGTCAAAGGGCTTGCAGGGGACAAGAAGACCAAGGCGCAGCCCGCAGTCACGAGCAAGAAACCGCCGCTAACGGGGTCTGATTTGGCGAACCAGAAGATGCCTTTGGCGCCGGCTCAGTCGCGCGTCAAGCGCTCGCTGATTGGCGATTTGGCGTGCTCTGTGAATGCCAATCAGGTTCATCCTCAGATGTATCCGACTCACCGGAGGCAGTCGTCCCGGGACTTGTTTATTGAGCTTGATCATTTGAGGAACTTGCTTCGGGAGTCCAAGGAGAGGGAGTGTCAGTTGCAGGCTGAGTTATCGGAGTGTAAGCGAAACCCGAGGGTTTTGGAGCTTGAGAGGGAGCTTGAGGTGAAAAGGAGCGCGCTTGATGATTTGGCTCGAAAAGTTGAGCTgctggaagaagagaaaactaGTCTCTCTGAGCAATTGACATCGATTTCGGAGAGGAGTGAGGAAGTGATATCGAAAAGGGAAGAACACGAAAGCTCGGCCACATCAGCATCAGGGAGTGTGGAAATGGAGGTTTTAGAGTTGAGGCGTCTGAACAAGGAGCTGCAGCTGCAGAAGAGAAATCTTGCTTGCAAACTTTCTTCTGTGACATCCCAGTTGGCTTCTCTGGCAAAGGCTTCTGAG AGTGACATCGTTGAGAAGATCAAGGCTGAGGCATACGTGCTAAGGCATACGAACGAAGATTTGTGCAAACAAGTTGAAGGTTTACAAATGAGTAGGTTGAATGAGGTTGAGGAGCTAGCCTACCTGAGGTGGGTGAATTCATGTTTACGAAATGAGTTGCAGAACTCATCATCCACCACAAATTCTGATAAGACATTAAGCCCCGCCTCGATTGAAAGGAGTGGTAAATCTGATGGAGCACTGTCATCTAGAAGCAGCAAGTACTTAGAATACAATGGTGGAAAGAGATTGAATCTGATAAAGAAACTAAAGAACTGGCCTATAGCTGACGACGATTTGCCTAACTTAGAAAGCTCAGACGAGGAAGCAAGAAGTCCGAAAAGAAGACACTCAATAAGTGGATCAAGATTCTGTGCAGAAGACTTGGTGCAGACGAATAAGAGAAGGCAGTCTGATGGTTTTATGTGTATCCAAGAAATGGAGAAAGATACAGAACCAGTAGTTTCTCAAGAATATGATTTGGATATGCTTCATGGATCACAGTTCTTCGGAAATTGTCACGAAATTAACAAACTTCCATCTTGCTTAGATGTTGAGAAAAGGGCCTTGAGAATTCCTAATCCCCCTCCAAGGCCTTCATGTTCCATATCTAGTGGAACCAAAGTGGATGGTGCTGCCCAAgttgcaccaccaccacccccacCACCCCCACCACCTCCTCCCAAGTTTGCGGCGAAGCCTAGCACCACAGGAGTGGTACAAAGAGCCCCACAAGTCGTCGAGTTTTATCATTCACTGATGAAGAGAGATTCTAGGAAGGATTCTTCAAATGGTGGAGTTAGTGATGGCCCAGATGTTGCAAATGTTCGCAGTAGCATGATCGGAGAAATTGAGAACCGATCATCACACTTGCTTGCT ATAAAGGCAGATGTTGAGACTCAAGGGGAATTCGTGAATTCGTTGATAAGAGAAGTGAACAATGCAGTTTATCAAAACATTGACGATGTTGTGGCCTTTGTGAAGTGGCTCGATGACGAACTTTGCTTTCTT GTTGATGAGAGGGCAGTCCTAAAGCACTTTGAATGGCCGGAAAAGAAAGCCGACACACTACGAGAAGCAGCATTCGGCTATAGAGATCTCAAGAAACTGGAGTCTGAAGTGTCTTCTTACAAGGATGACATCAGACTACCTTGTGATATTGCACTAAAGAAAATGGTTTCCTTGTCTGAGAA GATGGAACGTACCGTTTATAACCTTTTCCGGACAAGAGAATCGTTGATGCGTAATTGCAAGGACTTCAAAATCCCCACAGATTGGATGCTTGACAATGGAATTTTAAGCAAG ATTAAGTTTGGCTCAGTCAAGTTGGCAAAGATGTACATGACAAGGGTGGCTATGGAGCTTCAGTCGAAGGCAGCAGCGGAGAAAGATCCTGCAATGGATTACATGCTGCTTCAGGGAGTGAGATTTGCTTTCAGAATTCATCAG TTTGCAGGGGGGTTTGATGCAGACACGATGCACGCGTTCGAAGAACTTCGCTACCTTGCTCATCTTCTCAACAAAAAGTAA
- the LOC103446148 gene encoding pentatricopeptide repeat-containing protein At1g30610, chloroplastic yields the protein MMRGETRDGRRSKYTGRVEPQLDVKSKSTMAKNAKGWSESCWYARRRSRSTMTQNAKDGPRVYKSMDNAIERSKFGVRNEDGVVTNHINAEKATDRGLVPRSVTKSGRDFPNRFNDNSLEVERAAFQSFDEFGDIMDKPRVSHMEIEQRIQKLAEWLNGADIDMPEWMFSKMMRSAQIRFTDHSILRVIQLLGKLGNWRRVLLVIEWLQMRERFKSHKLRYIYTTALDVLGKARRPVEELNIFHAMLEQMSSYPDLVAYHSISVTLGQAGHKRALFDVIDTMRSPPKKKFKTGADPRLDLVVFHAVLNACVQRKQWEGAFWVLQQLKQQGLQPAATTYGLVMELMLACGKYNLVHEFFKKVQKISIPNALTYRGKIDEAVSVVHNMERRGIVGYAALYYDFARCLCSAGRCQEALMQHALQLDRLFHHSFSLKMRHMFSNKWRTFAPQISLLAT from the exons atgatgagggGAGAGACAAGAGATGGAAGAAGGTCAAAATATACTGGTAGGGTAGAACCGCAATTGGACGTCAAAAGTAAAAGTACAATGGCAAAAAATGCAAAAGGATGGTCTGAGAGTTGCTGGTATGCtagaagaagaagtagaagtACAATGACACAAAATGCAAAAGATGGCCCGAGAGTTTACAAGTCAATGGATAATGCCATTGAAAGAAGCAAATTTGGTGTTAGAAATGAAGATGGAGTTGTGACGAACCACATCAATGCGGAGAAAGCCACTGATAGAGGTCTTGTTCCTAGAAGTGTAACTAAGAGTGGTAGGGATTTCCCTAACAGATTTAATGACAATAGTTTGGAGGTTGAAAGAGCAGCATTTCAGAGTTTTGATGAGTTCGGTGATATTATGGATAAGCCACGAGTTTCACATATGGAAATAGAGCAGAGAATCCAGAAGCTAGCAGAGTG GCTGAATGGTGCAGACATCGACATGCCTGAGTGGATGTTTTCAAAGATGATGCGAAGTGCACAAATCAGATTCACAGATCATTCAATATTGAGAGTTATCCAGCTATTGGGAAAACTAGGAAACTGGAGACGGGTATTACTAGTCATTGAGTGGCTTCAAATGCGTGAACGTTTCAAATCCCACAAGCTCAG ATACATATACACAACTGCACTTGATGTACTTGGAAAGGCAAGGAGACCTGTGGAGGAACTTAATATATTTCATGCAATGCTG GAACAAATGTCCTCGTATCCTGACTTGGTAGCTTATCATTCTATTTCTGTAACTCTTGGACAAGCGGGACATAAGAGGGCACTTTTTGATGTGATTGATACTATGAGATCTCCTCCAAAGAAGAAGTTCAAAACAGGAGCAGATCCTCGGCTGGATCTTGTTGTCTTCCATGCA GTATTGAATGCTTGTGTTCAGCGCAAACAATGGGAAGGAGCATTTTGGGTTTTGCAGCAGTTAAAGCAACAAGGCCTACAGCCTGCCGCTACAACTTATGGACTTGTCATGGAG TTGATGTTAGCATGTGGCAAGTACAACTTGGTTCACGAGTTTTTCAAGAAAGTGCAGAAGATTTCTATACCAAACGCTTTAACTTACAGAG GTAAAATAGATGAGGCTGTATCGGTTGTTCACAACATGGAAAGACGAGGGATAGTAGGTTATGCGGCTCTCTATTATGACTTTGCTCGATGCCTTTGTAGTGCTGGAAGGTGCCAAGAAGCTCTAATGCAG CATGCATTACAGTTGGATCGCTTATTCCATCATTCCTTCTCGTTGAAAATGCGGCATATGTTTTCAAACAAATGGAGAACTTTTGCTCCCCAAATCTCGTTACTTGCAACATAA
- the LOC103446080 gene encoding protein CHUP1, chloroplastic-like isoform X2, which produces MREENQSETRARSVKFSDQNQVPKCSNAKGSSNSSRLRSASSWGSHIVKGLAGDKKTKAQPAVTSKKPPLTGSDLANQKMPLAPAQSRVKRSLIGDLACSVNANQVHPQMYPTHRRQSSRDLFIELDHLRNLLRESKERECQLQAELSECKRNPRVLELERELEVKRSALDDLARKVELLEEEKTSLSEQLTSISERSEEVISKREEHESSATSASGSVEMEVLELRRLNKELQLQKRNLACKLSSVTSQLASLAKASESDIVEKIKAEAYVLRHTNEDLCKQVEGLQMSRLNEVEELAYLRWVNSCLRNELQNSSSTTNSDKTLSPASIERSGKSDGALSSRSSKYLEYNGGKRLNLIKKLKNWPIADDDLPNLESSDEEARSPKRRHSISGSRFCAEDLVQTNKRRQSDGFMCIQEMEKDTEPVVSQEYDLDMLHGSQFFGNCHEINKLPSCLDVEKRALRIPNPPPRPSCSISSGTKVDGAAQVAPPPPPPPPPPPPKFAAKPSTTGVVQRAPQVVEFYHSLMKRDSRKDSSNGGVSDGPDVANVRSSMIGEIENRSSHLLAIKADVETQGEFVNSLIREVNNAVYQNIDDVVAFVKWLDDELCFLVDERAVLKHFEWPEKKADTLREAAFGYRDLKKLESEVSSYKDDIRLPCDIALKKMVSLSEKMERTVYNLFRTRESLMRNCKDFKIPTDWMLDNGILSKIKFGSVKLAKMYMTRVAMELQSKAAAEKDPAMDYMLLQGVRFAFRIHQVSRGFDADTMHAFEELRYLAHLLNKK; this is translated from the exons ATGAGAGAAGAGAACCAATCGGAAACCAGAGCACGATCGGTCAAATTTTCCGACCAAAACCAGGTTCCGAAGTGTTCGAATGCGAAGGGCAGCAGCAATTCTTCAAGATTGAGGTCTGCTTCCTCATGGGGTTCTCACATTGTCAAAGGGCTTGCAGGGGACAAGAAGACCAAGGCGCAGCCCGCAGTCACGAGCAAGAAACCGCCGCTAACGGGGTCTGATTTGGCGAACCAGAAGATGCCTTTGGCGCCGGCTCAGTCGCGCGTCAAGCGCTCGCTGATTGGCGATTTGGCGTGCTCTGTGAATGCCAATCAGGTTCATCCTCAGATGTATCCGACTCACCGGAGGCAGTCGTCCCGGGACTTGTTTATTGAGCTTGATCATTTGAGGAACTTGCTTCGGGAGTCCAAGGAGAGGGAGTGTCAGTTGCAGGCTGAGTTATCGGAGTGTAAGCGAAACCCGAGGGTTTTGGAGCTTGAGAGGGAGCTTGAGGTGAAAAGGAGCGCGCTTGATGATTTGGCTCGAAAAGTTGAGCTgctggaagaagagaaaactaGTCTCTCTGAGCAATTGACATCGATTTCGGAGAGGAGTGAGGAAGTGATATCGAAAAGGGAAGAACACGAAAGCTCGGCCACATCAGCATCAGGGAGTGTGGAAATGGAGGTTTTAGAGTTGAGGCGTCTGAACAAGGAGCTGCAGCTGCAGAAGAGAAATCTTGCTTGCAAACTTTCTTCTGTGACATCCCAGTTGGCTTCTCTGGCAAAGGCTTCTGAG AGTGACATCGTTGAGAAGATCAAGGCTGAGGCATACGTGCTAAGGCATACGAACGAAGATTTGTGCAAACAAGTTGAAGGTTTACAAATGAGTAGGTTGAATGAGGTTGAGGAGCTAGCCTACCTGAGGTGGGTGAATTCATGTTTACGAAATGAGTTGCAGAACTCATCATCCACCACAAATTCTGATAAGACATTAAGCCCCGCCTCGATTGAAAGGAGTGGTAAATCTGATGGAGCACTGTCATCTAGAAGCAGCAAGTACTTAGAATACAATGGTGGAAAGAGATTGAATCTGATAAAGAAACTAAAGAACTGGCCTATAGCTGACGACGATTTGCCTAACTTAGAAAGCTCAGACGAGGAAGCAAGAAGTCCGAAAAGAAGACACTCAATAAGTGGATCAAGATTCTGTGCAGAAGACTTGGTGCAGACGAATAAGAGAAGGCAGTCTGATGGTTTTATGTGTATCCAAGAAATGGAGAAAGATACAGAACCAGTAGTTTCTCAAGAATATGATTTGGATATGCTTCATGGATCACAGTTCTTCGGAAATTGTCACGAAATTAACAAACTTCCATCTTGCTTAGATGTTGAGAAAAGGGCCTTGAGAATTCCTAATCCCCCTCCAAGGCCTTCATGTTCCATATCTAGTGGAACCAAAGTGGATGGTGCTGCCCAAgttgcaccaccaccacccccacCACCCCCACCACCTCCTCCCAAGTTTGCGGCGAAGCCTAGCACCACAGGAGTGGTACAAAGAGCCCCACAAGTCGTCGAGTTTTATCATTCACTGATGAAGAGAGATTCTAGGAAGGATTCTTCAAATGGTGGAGTTAGTGATGGCCCAGATGTTGCAAATGTTCGCAGTAGCATGATCGGAGAAATTGAGAACCGATCATCACACTTGCTTGCT ATAAAGGCAGATGTTGAGACTCAAGGGGAATTCGTGAATTCGTTGATAAGAGAAGTGAACAATGCAGTTTATCAAAACATTGACGATGTTGTGGCCTTTGTGAAGTGGCTCGATGACGAACTTTGCTTTCTT GTTGATGAGAGGGCAGTCCTAAAGCACTTTGAATGGCCGGAAAAGAAAGCCGACACACTACGAGAAGCAGCATTCGGCTATAGAGATCTCAAGAAACTGGAGTCTGAAGTGTCTTCTTACAAGGATGACATCAGACTACCTTGTGATATTGCACTAAAGAAAATGGTTTCCTTGTCTGAGAA GATGGAACGTACCGTTTATAACCTTTTCCGGACAAGAGAATCGTTGATGCGTAATTGCAAGGACTTCAAAATCCCCACAGATTGGATGCTTGACAATGGAATTTTAAGCAAG ATTAAGTTTGGCTCAGTCAAGTTGGCAAAGATGTACATGACAAGGGTGGCTATGGAGCTTCAGTCGAAGGCAGCAGCGGAGAAAGATCCTGCAATGGATTACATGCTGCTTCAGGGAGTGAGATTTGCTTTCAGAATTCATCAGGTTAGCA GGGGGTTTGATGCAGACACGATGCACGCGTTCGAAGAACTTCGCTACCTTGCTCATCTTCTCAACAAAAAGTAA